The region GGAAAAGTATGGCTTCCTGCACCCCGCGCGCGGCATGGATAAACCTGCTGCGACGCCTTCATTTCTATATTGGTCTGTTTATCGGGCCGTTTATCTTTGTGGCGGCGCTGACCGGCACGCTGTATGTCGCCACGCCGCAACTTGAAAACTGGGCCTATCGCGACGTGCTGTTTGGCACTACGTCCGGCGAACGTCAGCCGCTGGCGCTACAGGTGGCGGCGGCGGAACAACGCACCGGCGGGCACCTGCGCCTTTCGGCGGTGCGTCCGGCGTTAACCCCTGGCGAGACAACGCGCGTGATGTTCGCCGAGCCGGCGCTTGGCGAGTCAGAATCACGGGCAGTATTTATCGACCCGGTGTCGCTCGCCGTGAAGGGCGATATGACCGTTTACGGCACCAGCGGCATTTTGCCCCTGCGTCAGTGGATAGACTACGCGCACCGCTCGCTGCTGCTGGGCAACGCGGGCCGTGTCTACAGCGAACTGGCGGCGTCATGGATGTGGGTGGCGGCGCTTGGCGGCATCGCGCTCTGGTTTTTTACCCGTCCGAAGCGACGCCTCAATAACGCTTTCCAGAATACACGCCGCCTGCATACCGGTCTCGGCTGGGCGCTGCTTGCAGGCATGCTGTTGTTCTCTGCGACCGGGCTTACCTGGTCACAGTGGGCGGGCGCGAACGTGGATAAAATGCGCGCCGCGTTTGGCTGGCTCACGCCTCAGGTGAACACGCAACTGCATGGGGGCGCCCAGCCGCACGATCCGCACGCGGAGCATCATATGCATCACGGCGCCATGAACATGCCTGCGCCGTCCATCGACGCGCGCCTGTATGACCGCGTGCTGGCGGCGGCGAGAGGCGCTGGTATTGATGCCGATAAGCTTGAGATCCGACCGCCGCGCGAGGCGGGGCGCGCCTGGACCGTGACAGAAATCGATCGTGCCTGGCCCACGCAGGTGGATGCCGTGGCAGTCGACGGCGCCTCGCTTGACGTCATCGATACCACCCGCTTCGCTGATTATCCGCTGATGGCGAAGCTGACGCGCTGGGGCGTCGATTTCCATATGGGGGTGCTGTTTGGCCTGCCAAACCAGCTGTTGCTAGTCGCGTTTGGCATCGCGCTATGCGTTGCGATTGTACTCGGTTACCGCCTCTGGTGGCTGCGCCGTCCGCAGGGGCCGCTCGTCAGCCCCGCTGCGACGCTGAGTCAGGGCTGGCTGAATCTGTCGCGCGTCTGGCGTATCGTCATTCTGATGGTAGCCGTACTGCTGGGACTGGCGCTACCGGTAATGGGCGTAAGCCTCGCTAT is a window of Cronobacter muytjensii ATCC 51329 DNA encoding:
- a CDS encoding PepSY-associated TM helix domain-containing protein, producing the protein MASCTPRAAWINLLRRLHFYIGLFIGPFIFVAALTGTLYVATPQLENWAYRDVLFGTTSGERQPLALQVAAAEQRTGGHLRLSAVRPALTPGETTRVMFAEPALGESESRAVFIDPVSLAVKGDMTVYGTSGILPLRQWIDYAHRSLLLGNAGRVYSELAASWMWVAALGGIALWFFTRPKRRLNNAFQNTRRLHTGLGWALLAGMLLFSATGLTWSQWAGANVDKMRAAFGWLTPQVNTQLHGGAQPHDPHAEHHMHHGAMNMPAPSIDARLYDRVLAAARGAGIDADKLEIRPPREAGRAWTVTEIDRAWPTQVDAVAVDGASLDVIDTTRFADYPLMAKLTRWGVDFHMGVLFGLPNQLLLVAFGIALCVAIVLGYRLWWLRRPQGPLVSPAATLSQGWLNLSRVWRIVILMVAVLLGLALPVMGVSLAILLIMDYWRWRQGRCKPLAQNAP